TAGATATACTCTATGAAAATCAAATCCCGATTGTTTATACTCTTCATGATTTCTGGCTAATGTGTCCACGGGGGCAATTTTTACAGACTAATTTTGGAAATAGCGATTACTATCAATTATGCGATTCACAGGAAGATAGAAAATGTGCAACCAATTGCTACAATGCTTATTTTTCAGGGCATAAAGATTCTTTAGAAAAAGAAATTCAAAATTGGACTGATTGGATTGCTTTAAGAATGGAGGAGACTCGTTCGATTTGCGAAAAAGTTTCTCTATTTATTTCTCCTTCGCTATACCTTAAAGATAGATTTATAAAAGATTTTTCTATTCCAGAGAATAAAATTCTACTTCTAGATTATGGATTTAAACTAGAAAGATTTAAAAAGTTTTACAATTATAAAGTAAAGACATTTACATTTGGTTATATTGGAACACATATTCCAGCAAAAGGAGTTAACTTACTATTAGACGCTTTCTTAAAAATTGAAGATGAAGCTATTTTAAAAATATGGGGAAGAGACAATGGTCAAAGCACAAAGGCTTTAAAAGAAAAAGCAAAACTTTCTAAGAATAAAATAGAATTTCTAGGAGAATATAAAAATGAGAACATCGCCAAATCAGTGTTCGGCGAAATAGATTGCTTGGTTGTTCCTTCTATTTGGATGGAAAATTCTCCTCTAGTAATTCATGAAGCTCAGCAATCTAAAATTCCTGTCATTACTGCTGATGTAGGTGGAATGAAAGAATTTGTAGCGGATAATGTTAACGGCATACTTTTTAAACATAGAAATGTATTGTCTCTAAAAGAGAAAATGGAAAATGCAATTAATAGTCTATTCACAATGAAAGATTTAGGTAAAAAAGGTTATCTTTTCTCTGACACCGGAGATATTCCATCTATTGAAGAGCATGTAGATGAACTTTTATTAACTTATTATCACCTAGTTAATTATAAATTAAAAGGCTAAGAAATATTTTAAATAATGAGTTCATTAAATAAACTTTTTAGAATCACAATCGATACAAATCCAGAAGACTGTAACCTACACTGCATTATGTGCGAAGAACATAGTGAATATAGTAATTTTATAGCAAATCTTAAGAAAGAAACTGGAACAAGTATGAGAAGAATGCCAATAGCGTGGTTAGAAGCTATTTTTCAACAGGCTAAAGATTTAGGGGTAACAGAAATTATCCCTTCAACCATGGGAGAGCCCCTTCTCTATGCTGGATTTGAAAGTATTCTATCGCTCTGTCACAAGCATTCCATTAAATTAAACCTAACAACAAATGGAACGTTTCCCAAAAAAAGTATAGAAGAATGGTCTAAACTTCTAATTCCAATTTGTTCTGATATTAAAATCTCATGGAATGGCGCCACAGCGAATACTTCTGAAAAGATTATGAAAGGAATTTCTTTTGAAAAGAATTTATCCAAACTAAAAAAAGTTATAGAATACAGAGACGAGTATTTCAGAACGAATTCTTATTATTGTAGAATCACATTACAGCTTACATTTTTAAAAAATAATATGCACGAACTTTCCGACATAATTAAATTAGCCGCTAGTCTAGGCGTCGATCGACTAAAAGGTCACCATCTCTGGGCGCATTTCGATGAGATAAAGAATTTATCCATGAAAGCGAACATAGAAAATAGAAAC
This genomic interval from Leptospiraceae bacterium contains the following:
- a CDS encoding radical SAM protein translates to MSSLNKLFRITIDTNPEDCNLHCIMCEEHSEYSNFIANLKKETGTSMRRMPIAWLEAIFQQAKDLGVTEIIPSTMGEPLLYAGFESILSLCHKHSIKLNLTTNGTFPKKSIEEWSKLLIPICSDIKISWNGATANTSEKIMKGISFEKNLSKLKKVIEYRDEYFRTNSYYCRITLQLTFLKNNMHELSDIIKLAASLGVDRLKGHHLWAHFDEIKNLSMKANIENRNQWNEFVKEANEIVNTYLKPNQEKVLLENIIPIREDVGHEIPAHYNCPFLERELWISATGNISPCCAPDTLRKSLGDFGNIQNQTLTETLNSSTYQNIVENYKSYPLCQICNMRKP
- a CDS encoding glycosyltransferase translates to MKILKVIHGYPPLFNAGSEVYSQTLCNELSKENEVFVFTREENPYLPEFYLREERISEKLSINYINIPRGKDGFRHAGMDDVFNIFVQKVNPDIAHIGHLNHLSTGFVDILYENQIPIVYTLHDFWLMCPRGQFLQTNFGNSDYYQLCDSQEDRKCATNCYNAYFSGHKDSLEKEIQNWTDWIALRMEETRSICEKVSLFISPSLYLKDRFIKDFSIPENKILLLDYGFKLERFKKFYNYKVKTFTFGYIGTHIPAKGVNLLLDAFLKIEDEAILKIWGRDNGQSTKALKEKAKLSKNKIEFLGEYKNENIAKSVFGEIDCLVVPSIWMENSPLVIHEAQQSKIPVITADVGGMKEFVADNVNGILFKHRNVLSLKEKMENAINSLFTMKDLGKKGYLFSDTGDIPSIEEHVDELLLTYYHLVNYKLKG